A stretch of the uncultured Desulfobacter sp. genome encodes the following:
- a CDS encoding DVU_1551 family NTP transferase — MLAALIPAAGLSSRMGRYKPLLPLGRSTMIGTVIDLFKTAGIREIIVVTGHNHDRLSPVVKAAGARPLFNPDYAAGMFTSIRTGVAALPQGIAGFFLLPSDIPAIRPATLRLIRKRFEDAEDALIVPAFNNKTGHPPLIPARLIPSITGAGPDANLRQILFSDPNRIIQLPIHDRGILMDADTPEGYDQIKQKYGQLEIPDESECRSVINKELSDAPAIRAHLEQVCDTALRLARNLHSCGFDFDIDLIRSGTLLHDIKRKEKHHAKVGSRFLQQLGFLKIAEITAVHMDLNPGPQLDETQIVFFADKLCRGHQLELDYPGRFHEKAKRFPHAEKEILKRLETAQHIHARIEAAVGRSLGEILE; from the coding sequence ATGCTCGCGGCCCTCATCCCGGCGGCAGGGCTTTCTTCCCGCATGGGCCGGTACAAACCGTTGCTGCCTTTGGGGCGATCCACCATGATCGGAACCGTCATTGATCTGTTCAAAACTGCGGGCATTCGCGAGATTATTGTGGTTACCGGCCACAATCATGACCGCCTATCACCAGTCGTTAAAGCAGCCGGGGCCCGCCCCCTGTTTAACCCGGACTATGCCGCAGGTATGTTCACATCCATTCGCACCGGTGTGGCCGCACTGCCCCAGGGAATAGCGGGATTCTTTCTTTTACCTTCCGACATCCCGGCCATCCGGCCCGCTACCTTGAGGCTTATCCGAAAAAGATTCGAAGACGCTGAAGATGCCTTGATTGTTCCGGCATTCAATAACAAAACCGGCCACCCTCCCCTGATTCCGGCCCGGCTTATTCCCTCCATTACAGGTGCTGGTCCAGACGCTAACTTGAGGCAGATCCTGTTTTCAGATCCGAACCGTATCATTCAATTGCCGATTCACGACCGGGGCATCCTTATGGATGCCGACACCCCGGAAGGTTATGACCAAATAAAGCAAAAATATGGGCAGCTGGAAATTCCCGATGAATCGGAGTGCCGGTCCGTGATCAACAAGGAGCTATCCGATGCGCCCGCTATCCGTGCCCACCTTGAACAGGTATGTGACACTGCGTTAAGACTTGCCCGAAACCTCCATTCGTGCGGGTTTGATTTTGATATCGATCTTATCCGTTCAGGAACCCTTCTCCACGATATTAAAAGAAAAGAAAAACACCATGCTAAGGTCGGCAGCCGTTTCCTCCAGCAGTTGGGATTCCTAAAAATTGCAGAGATCACCGCCGTTCACATGGATCTTAATCCCGGCCCGCAATTGGATGAAACCCAGATCGTCTTTTTTGCCGATAAACTTTGCCGGGGGCACCAACTGGAGCTGGACTACCCAGGCCGATTCCATGAAAAGGCAAAGCGATTTCCCCATGCTGAAAAGGAGATTTTAAAAAGACTTGAAACTGCTCAGCACATACATGCCCGGATCGAAGCAGCTGTCGGCCGATCTCTTGGAGAAATTCTCGAATAA
- a CDS encoding XdhC family aldehyde oxidoreductase maturation factor, giving the protein MTSLIQESLALLNNGTPFALAVIIGHKGSTPRTSGSKMLVRLDKSISGTIGGGLVEAKVMNACVDLLDRSRSEIMDFTLDQEIKAGMDMVCGGSLTVWIRSFVPPCPPEQIQVWQTLADLEATGKKALAVTRIMADKTTETSLVLEQGEVVGPAMLPKVLMDAAGENRFTGPGPVRQFYGLDQFIIEPLSRPDTLYIFGAGHVGFQLAKMANLVDFTCIVTDDRAEFANESRFPHSAQIRVLDDFSNAFDGLDIDGNAYIVILTRGHLHDQTVLEQALKTDAAYIGMIGSKKKKKQIYDNLMEKGVALAQLEQVYAPIGLKIKAETPAEIAVSIMAELIKIRAENKENPF; this is encoded by the coding sequence ATGACATCACTTATCCAGGAAAGCCTGGCGCTTTTGAATAACGGCACGCCCTTTGCTCTGGCCGTGATCATCGGCCACAAGGGGTCTACCCCCCGGACTTCGGGCAGTAAAATGTTGGTCCGGCTGGACAAAAGCATCTCCGGCACCATCGGCGGCGGTTTAGTAGAAGCCAAAGTTATGAATGCCTGTGTAGATCTGCTGGACCGGTCCCGGTCGGAAATCATGGATTTTACTTTGGATCAGGAGATCAAAGCGGGCATGGATATGGTCTGCGGGGGCAGCCTCACGGTCTGGATTCGAAGTTTTGTGCCCCCCTGTCCTCCGGAACAAATCCAGGTATGGCAGACGCTGGCAGATCTGGAAGCCACGGGAAAAAAAGCTTTGGCCGTCACCCGGATAATGGCGGACAAAACCACAGAAACCAGCCTCGTGTTGGAACAAGGAGAGGTGGTTGGGCCGGCTATGCTGCCCAAGGTCCTCATGGATGCGGCCGGGGAAAATCGGTTTACAGGCCCGGGGCCGGTACGACAGTTTTACGGGCTGGACCAATTTATCATTGAGCCCCTGAGCCGGCCGGATACATTGTATATATTCGGGGCCGGTCATGTGGGGTTCCAGCTGGCAAAAATGGCTAATTTGGTTGATTTTACTTGCATTGTCACTGACGACCGGGCTGAGTTTGCCAATGAATCGCGTTTCCCTCATTCCGCGCAGATTCGGGTGCTGGATGATTTTTCCAATGCGTTTGACGGCCTGGACATTGACGGCAATGCATATATCGTTATCCTCACCCGGGGCCATCTCCATGATCAGACCGTGCTGGAACAGGCCTTAAAAACCGACGCCGCTTATATCGGCATGATCGGCAGCAAAAAGAAAAAAAAGCAGATCTACGACAACCTGATGGAAAAAGGGGTGGCCCTGGCCCAATTAGAACAGGTCTATGCCCCTATTGGGCTGAAAATAAAGGCTGAAACCCCGGCGGAGATCGCCGTAAGCATCATGGCGGAATTAATTAAAATAAGAGCCGAGAATAAGGAGAATCCCTTCTAA
- a CDS encoding molybdopterin-binding protein: MKYYEKDKVEALPVRDAVGKVLLHDITRIVPDLFKGPLFKKGHIITEADVDALLDVGKEHIYVAGLKNEVHENEAALRIARAALGSNIDISAPKEGKVGFTSQIHGLLKINVEALEKLNSVQDVAFASLHTCRSVNEGQEIAGTRVIPLTVPEKQVADAEKVCEQYFPIIEVKPFAALDVGMIVTGSEVFHERIRDKFGPVVEKKFNELGSRIMGKRVVPDDLEMTVSAIRDLIADGAQMIALTGGMSVDPDDLTPASVRAAGGKIITYGVPVLPGAMFMLAYINDIPVIGLPGCVMYHRASIFDLVVPRVLAGETVEKKDIIKMGHGGFCSNCSDCRYPDCGFGK, encoded by the coding sequence GTGAAATACTACGAGAAAGATAAGGTAGAGGCCCTTCCCGTCAGGGATGCTGTGGGCAAAGTTTTGCTCCATGATATCACCCGGATTGTTCCGGATTTGTTCAAAGGCCCGTTGTTCAAAAAAGGCCATATCATCACCGAAGCGGACGTAGACGCCCTGCTGGACGTCGGCAAGGAGCATATCTATGTAGCCGGCCTGAAAAACGAGGTTCATGAAAATGAGGCGGCCCTGCGGATCGCCAGAGCGGCCCTTGGATCCAACATTGATATTTCCGCACCCAAGGAAGGCAAGGTGGGATTTACCTCCCAAATCCACGGCCTGCTCAAAATAAATGTTGAGGCCCTGGAAAAGCTCAATTCGGTTCAGGATGTCGCGTTTGCATCCCTGCACACCTGTCGCAGCGTGAATGAGGGACAGGAAATTGCCGGCACCCGGGTGATCCCTCTCACGGTACCGGAAAAACAGGTGGCCGATGCTGAGAAGGTCTGTGAACAATATTTTCCCATCATTGAGGTTAAACCATTTGCCGCACTGGACGTAGGCATGATAGTTACAGGTTCAGAGGTTTTCCATGAACGGATACGAGATAAATTCGGTCCGGTGGTGGAGAAAAAATTCAATGAATTGGGGTCTCGTATCATGGGCAAGCGGGTGGTACCTGATGATCTTGAGATGACCGTCTCCGCCATCCGGGATCTTATTGCCGACGGCGCACAGATGATCGCCCTTACCGGCGGTATGTCCGTAGATCCCGACGACCTGACCCCTGCCTCAGTCCGGGCCGCTGGGGGAAAAATTATCACTTACGGGGTTCCGGTTCTGCCCGGGGCCATGTTTATGCTGGCCTATATCAACGACATCCCGGTGATTGGCCTGCCCGGCTGTGTCATGTACCATAGGGCCTCCATCTTTGATCTGGTGGTGCCCAGAGTGCTGGCCGGGGAAACGGTTGAAAAAAAAGACATTATCAAGATGGGTCACGGCGGATTTTGTTCCAACTGTTCAGATTGCAGGTATCCGGACTGCGGGTTTGGAAAATAG
- a CDS encoding DVU_1553 family AMP-dependent CoA ligase, which yields MNTSFLDSWMSRTMGIPPSSTARLEAFESRQLAALNRTITHAREHSRFYKQSLSGIKDVPLKALKDMAALPFTRPEDIQKNSKGFLALSQGEISRIVTLNTSGTTAAPKRIFFTDEDLGRVVDFFTAVLTTIMNPGETGLIFLPGDTRASAGDLIRTAMQAAKARPKVPGIIRDFGPAADLVRSRRPSLLIGMPVQILALCEYMKSTGTLPDIAHVILTADHVPAPLVDRVEDILGATVLNHYGMTEIGFGGAIQCLAREGLHLRHPDLFFEIIDPAGTPLPAGQWGEVVITTLNRKGMPLIRYRTGDVSRILDAPCACGSPFPRLDRIRNRQRLNADTANRQNLTMADLDDLLFSLPGVVDFTACIQNKTDSEQGIPTLDIEIMGLEPLTQHIQIDPGPSPGLTMALETGRLRMGRISVRAFDFRNTYVTKRQIQFNSHGLTWFDNTEAQSTTKVEGSVSLHRLSCKVR from the coding sequence ATGAACACTTCCTTTCTTGATAGCTGGATGTCCCGGACCATGGGAATTCCGCCTTCCTCAACCGCCCGGCTTGAGGCATTTGAAAGCCGGCAGCTGGCGGCTCTGAACCGAACGATTACCCATGCCCGGGAGCACAGCCGTTTTTACAAACAATCTCTTTCCGGTATTAAAGATGTTCCTCTGAAGGCGCTTAAAGATATGGCGGCCCTGCCCTTTACACGACCGGAAGATATCCAGAAAAATTCCAAAGGCTTTCTGGCACTTTCCCAGGGAGAGATCTCCCGCATCGTCACCCTGAATACCTCAGGGACCACCGCCGCCCCCAAACGGATTTTTTTCACGGATGAGGATCTTGGCCGGGTTGTGGATTTTTTCACGGCGGTGCTCACGACCATCATGAATCCTGGTGAAACCGGTCTGATTTTTCTGCCGGGCGATACCCGGGCCAGTGCCGGAGATCTGATTAGAACCGCCATGCAAGCCGCCAAGGCACGCCCAAAGGTTCCCGGCATTATTCGGGATTTCGGTCCGGCAGCCGACCTGGTCAGGTCAAGGCGTCCAAGCCTTCTCATCGGCATGCCCGTTCAGATTCTGGCTTTGTGCGAATATATGAAATCCACAGGAACGTTGCCTGACATTGCCCATGTGATTCTAACGGCCGATCATGTGCCCGCACCCCTGGTGGACCGGGTGGAAGATATTTTGGGTGCAACGGTGCTGAACCATTACGGGATGACGGAAATTGGATTTGGCGGAGCCATTCAGTGTCTGGCACGTGAGGGTTTGCATCTCAGACACCCCGACCTGTTTTTTGAAATCATTGACCCGGCCGGAACCCCCCTGCCGGCGGGACAATGGGGCGAAGTAGTCATCACCACCTTGAACCGCAAGGGTATGCCCCTGATTCGTTACCGGACCGGGGATGTCTCCCGGATTCTGGATGCCCCCTGTGCCTGCGGCAGCCCCTTTCCCCGGCTGGACCGGATCAGGAACCGCCAACGGTTGAACGCCGATACTGCAAACCGGCAAAATTTAACCATGGCAGACCTGGATGATCTGCTTTTTTCTCTTCCGGGCGTGGTGGACTTTACCGCCTGCATACAAAACAAAACAGATTCCGAACAAGGAATCCCAACCCTGGATATTGAAATCATGGGGCTTGAGCCCCTGACACAGCATATTCAGATTGACCCGGGTCCGTCTCCCGGGTTGACCATGGCCCTTGAAACGGGCCGTTTGCGCATGGGCAGAATCTCTGTCCGTGCCTTTGATTTTAGAAACACTTATGTCACGAAACGACAGATTCAATTTAACAGCCATGGGCTGACGTGGTTTGATAACACCGAGGCTCAATCCACAACAAAAGTTGAAGGATCTGTTAGCTTACACAGACTTTCATGTAAGGTAAGGTAG
- a CDS encoding radical SAM (seleno)protein TrsS yields MNSGRDILHQTQSLCPVCLSPVEALHVVENDSVFLEKTCKAHGVFKTRFWEGRRSYENWIRPKLPIQQRFNMTPVDKGCPFDCGLCPEHRQHTCTAVLEITQNCNFSCRFCFAGAGPGNTLDPTLEEITERLAKVHKVSPDANLQISGGEPTIREDLPFIISRAAETGFGFVQLNTNGFLLARDPDLAPRLKAAGLDSVFLQFDGVTDTVYENLRGRPLIEDKQQAVEVCVENDIGVVLVPTLVPGVNIDQIGQILQFGLDHAPGIRGVHFQPVSYFGRHGEAPKDESRITIPEVLKEIEVQTQGQFKEGEFRPSSCEHALCSFNGKFIIQDDGRPSAVTTFNTCCCKPVQAEQGSKQARDSVAEHWKAPLKSIAPAMPAKKEDDMDKFIRQAKTRMFSVSGMAFQDAWNLDLERLKGCCIHSVAPDGRLIPFCAYNLTRADGKGLYRKS; encoded by the coding sequence ATGAATAGCGGTCGTGACATATTGCACCAGACCCAGAGTCTGTGCCCGGTATGCCTGAGCCCCGTTGAGGCTCTGCATGTGGTGGAAAATGATTCTGTTTTTCTGGAAAAAACCTGCAAGGCCCACGGGGTGTTCAAGACCCGGTTTTGGGAAGGCCGCCGGAGTTATGAAAACTGGATACGGCCCAAGCTGCCCATACAACAGCGGTTCAACATGACACCGGTGGACAAAGGCTGTCCCTTTGACTGCGGTCTTTGCCCGGAACACCGTCAGCATACCTGCACCGCCGTGCTCGAAATTACCCAGAACTGTAATTTTTCCTGTCGGTTTTGTTTTGCAGGCGCAGGTCCAGGAAATACCCTGGACCCCACCCTTGAAGAAATTACCGAACGTCTGGCAAAAGTCCATAAAGTTAGCCCGGATGCCAACCTTCAGATTTCTGGAGGTGAACCCACCATACGGGAGGATTTGCCTTTCATTATTTCCAGGGCCGCTGAAACCGGATTCGGGTTTGTTCAGCTGAACACAAACGGCTTTCTTTTGGCCCGGGACCCGGATCTTGCCCCCCGGCTGAAAGCGGCCGGCCTTGATTCTGTTTTTCTTCAGTTCGACGGGGTGACGGATACCGTTTATGAGAATCTGCGGGGCCGACCTCTTATTGAAGACAAGCAACAGGCCGTGGAGGTCTGCGTTGAAAACGACATCGGCGTGGTTTTAGTGCCCACCCTGGTGCCGGGTGTTAATATTGATCAGATCGGACAGATTCTTCAATTCGGCCTGGATCATGCCCCGGGCATTCGGGGCGTCCATTTCCAGCCGGTCTCCTATTTCGGCCGCCACGGAGAGGCCCCCAAAGACGAGAGCCGAATCACAATTCCCGAAGTGCTCAAAGAGATTGAGGTACAGACCCAAGGACAGTTTAAGGAAGGAGAGTTCAGGCCCTCGTCCTGCGAACATGCCCTGTGTTCGTTCAACGGCAAATTCATCATCCAGGATGACGGCCGACCTTCGGCCGTGACCACCTTTAACACGTGCTGCTGCAAACCGGTTCAGGCGGAGCAGGGCTCCAAACAGGCCAGAGATTCCGTAGCCGAGCACTGGAAGGCGCCGCTGAAGTCGATCGCTCCGGCGATGCCGGCCAAAAAAGAAGATGACATGGATAAATTCATCCGCCAGGCCAAGACCCGGATGTTCTCGGTATCCGGCATGGCCTTTCAGGATGCCTGGAACCTGGACCTTGAGCGGCTCAAGGGCTGCTGCATCCACAGCGTAGCCCCTGACGGACGCCTTATCCCTTTTTGTGCCTACAACCTGACCCGGGCCGACGGCAAAGGATTGTATCGCAAATCATGA
- a CDS encoding DVU_1555 family C-GCAxxG-C-C protein: protein MDDIEILKLKSKGYCCSQIMVQLVLDMADLENRQLVDFSRGLCMGSKLETGTCGILTAGLCLLSMYAAQDQDLRTSMQDDFRAFFTAAASQGVQCRQIAGSHYPNLNPETCPTLLTQAFGALMNILSEHELDPADLDYE, encoded by the coding sequence ATGGATGATATAGAAATATTAAAATTAAAAAGCAAAGGCTACTGCTGCAGCCAGATTATGGTTCAGTTGGTTCTGGACATGGCAGACCTGGAAAACAGACAACTGGTCGATTTTTCCCGGGGACTGTGCATGGGGTCCAAACTTGAGACAGGCACCTGCGGAATTCTGACGGCAGGGCTCTGCCTTCTATCTATGTATGCAGCCCAGGATCAGGATCTGAGAACGTCCATGCAGGATGATTTCAGGGCGTTTTTCACGGCTGCCGCTTCCCAGGGCGTTCAATGCCGGCAGATCGCCGGGAGTCATTATCCCAATCTCAACCCGGAAACCTGTCCGACCCTTTTGACCCAGGCCTTCGGTGCCCTGATGAATATTCTCTCCGAACATGAACTGGACCCGGCGGATCTTGATTATGAATAG
- a CDS encoding DVU_1556 family methyltransferase encodes MRISNLQAAGIETHRPGGLTLTRAALGHCSLAPGDRVLDAGCGYGATCTFLSEETGFKVFGMDASAERIRRATGGSKAWSGIRARLPRLPFVPAAFRGIFCECVLSLVPDKRICLDNFFELLQPGGHLVLTDLYLPGAAPEVLTSPPVSCLDGALNKTDLTQLIEQAGFKIRIWEDHTPLLKQMACEMVFKHGSLENFWKTLTGDVFHCGLGSRCRAGELKPGYCLIVADKVTQ; translated from the coding sequence TTGAGGATAAGTAACCTTCAGGCAGCCGGCATAGAAACCCACCGACCTGGCGGGCTCACCCTGACCCGGGCAGCTCTGGGCCATTGTTCGCTGGCACCGGGTGACAGGGTTTTGGATGCCGGATGCGGATACGGGGCCACCTGCACTTTTTTGAGCGAAGAAACCGGTTTCAAGGTTTTTGGCATGGATGCTTCAGCCGAACGGATCCGCCGTGCAACGGGCGGCTCAAAAGCTTGGAGTGGTATACGGGCAAGGCTGCCCCGACTGCCCTTTGTACCCGCAGCCTTTAGGGGGATCTTCTGCGAATGCGTGCTCTCCCTGGTGCCGGATAAACGGATTTGTCTGGATAATTTTTTTGAGCTGCTCCAGCCGGGGGGCCATCTGGTACTCACGGACCTGTATTTGCCCGGGGCCGCTCCTGAGGTCCTAACGTCCCCCCCTGTGAGCTGCCTGGACGGAGCGCTGAATAAAACCGATTTAACCCAACTCATTGAACAGGCAGGATTTAAAATCCGGATCTGGGAAGATCACACCCCGCTGTTAAAGCAGATGGCCTGTGAAATGGTATTTAAACACGGCAGTCTTGAAAATTTTTGGAAAACACTGACCGGTGACGTTTTTCATTGCGGTCTGGGCTCCCGATGCCGGGCCGGAGAACTTAAGCCCGGATATTGCCTGATCGTGGCAGATAAGGTGACACAGTAA
- a CDS encoding pyridine nucleotide-disulfide oxidoreductase/dicluster-binding protein — translation MEKSELTAYEAKCIQEEPAFCTAVCPFHVDVKSFLAQMAKKETDKAFKILEKTLPLPEIITRICDHPCESACIRQDLDSSLSIGLLERACANNRNRQKKYFPPPAKDTRVGIWGSGLSSLTAAWDLALKGYRVTVFEQKTLGGHLLHLDKDVLPPSILDKELARLKKFGVTFTIEADFHTFLENNDQFPSLYIGLDALGGPETVPVDAFSLQSVFDANIFAGGFPLNNETVSAQTYPIAFAFQGRKAATSMDRVLCNVSMTAGRDKEGVIQTKLSTDISQEGVLSKIEFKEETGYNLENAAQEAGRCIQCDCSRCLRSCNTYLESFQGHPGKYAREIYNNLAIVIGEKKANKLINSCSLCGQCETVCPNDFSMADLCLSARQELVTDGKMPSIAHEFALGEMAHANGEACFFSMHAPDTDTSNALFFPGCQLTGSSPGQVKAVWAWLKNTVDNNTGIVSGCCGAPAFWGGRKDLFEETGDTLKKLWESWGSPRVITACTSCTQMLETVLPGAQISSLYTEMAGNADLPEPDQTVGGSVAVSDPCTARKDDATQQAVRGLIQSREITITELENAGELTECCGFGGLVFNANPDLAGTIIQRRTEQSDLDYIAYCAMCRDRLARAGKNTRHILDLFWPENDHPEKRLDPGFSGRRRNLAAFKQEMVGNETFQNDIPLTPAGKKIIIDQDVFNQIEDEFILVSDIEKVLAHYESDADKHYFINKKTGTTIAFFRPANVCFWAEFKVLDGAYEILNAWSHRMTVIPAQKFKAGAPLEDLSPDLYCGACNTPLESVMNHAGYLESRFDVDLPQCRSCGAVFISPALARGKMAEVEKILEDK, via the coding sequence ATGGAAAAATCAGAACTTACTGCATATGAGGCAAAGTGCATCCAGGAGGAACCGGCATTCTGCACCGCTGTATGCCCCTTTCATGTGGATGTAAAATCCTTTTTGGCGCAAATGGCCAAAAAGGAGACGGACAAGGCGTTCAAAATTCTGGAGAAAACCCTTCCCCTGCCGGAGATCATCACCCGGATCTGCGACCATCCCTGTGAATCGGCCTGCATCCGGCAAGATCTGGACAGCAGTCTTTCCATCGGTCTGTTGGAGCGGGCCTGTGCAAATAACCGAAACCGCCAGAAAAAATATTTTCCGCCGCCGGCAAAAGATACCCGCGTTGGTATCTGGGGCAGCGGTCTTTCCAGCCTCACCGCAGCCTGGGACCTTGCGCTCAAAGGGTATCGGGTCACTGTCTTTGAACAAAAGACGCTGGGCGGCCACCTGCTGCATCTGGACAAAGACGTCCTGCCCCCTTCGATTCTCGACAAGGAGCTTGCCCGCCTTAAGAAGTTCGGTGTTACATTTACCATAGAAGCGGATTTTCACACATTCCTGGAAAATAACGATCAGTTCCCCTCCTTATATATAGGGCTGGATGCCCTGGGCGGTCCTGAAACGGTCCCCGTTGACGCTTTTTCTTTGCAATCGGTCTTTGATGCAAATATTTTTGCAGGCGGTTTTCCCCTGAACAACGAAACGGTCAGTGCCCAAACCTATCCCATAGCCTTTGCATTCCAGGGCAGAAAGGCCGCCACCTCCATGGACAGGGTATTGTGCAACGTCTCCATGACTGCGGGGCGGGACAAAGAAGGGGTGATTCAAACAAAACTCTCTACGGACATCAGCCAGGAAGGCGTCCTTTCTAAAATCGAATTTAAAGAAGAAACAGGATACAACCTTGAAAACGCTGCCCAAGAGGCCGGGCGCTGCATTCAATGTGATTGTTCCAGGTGTCTTCGGTCCTGCAACACCTATCTTGAAAGTTTTCAAGGCCACCCCGGGAAATATGCCCGGGAAATTTACAACAATCTGGCCATAGTCATCGGGGAAAAAAAGGCCAACAAGCTGATCAACTCCTGCAGCCTGTGTGGACAGTGTGAAACGGTTTGCCCCAATGACTTTTCCATGGCGGATCTGTGTCTTTCCGCCCGGCAGGAGCTGGTGACCGATGGTAAAATGCCCTCGATAGCCCATGAATTTGCCCTGGGAGAGATGGCCCATGCCAATGGCGAAGCCTGCTTTTTTTCCATGCATGCGCCGGACACCGATACCTCAAATGCCCTTTTCTTTCCGGGATGCCAGCTCACCGGATCATCTCCGGGCCAGGTGAAGGCGGTATGGGCATGGCTGAAAAATACCGTTGACAATAACACCGGCATTGTCTCCGGCTGTTGCGGAGCGCCTGCCTTTTGGGGCGGCCGCAAAGACCTGTTTGAAGAGACCGGCGACACGCTGAAAAAACTGTGGGAATCCTGGGGATCACCCCGGGTCATCACGGCCTGTACCTCCTGTACCCAGATGCTGGAAACGGTACTGCCCGGTGCCCAAATTTCATCTTTGTACACGGAAATGGCCGGCAATGCTGATTTGCCGGAACCGGATCAAACTGTTGGTGGTTCTGTGGCTGTCAGCGACCCCTGCACCGCCCGCAAAGACGATGCCACCCAGCAGGCCGTCAGAGGTCTTATTCAATCCAGGGAGATCACCATAACCGAACTGGAAAATGCCGGGGAATTGACGGAATGCTGCGGGTTTGGCGGTCTTGTGTTCAATGCCAACCCCGACCTTGCCGGCACCATCATCCAAAGACGAACCGAACAAAGCGACCTGGACTACATTGCTTACTGTGCCATGTGCCGGGACCGCCTGGCCCGGGCCGGGAAAAATACCCGACATATTCTGGATCTGTTCTGGCCGGAAAACGACCATCCGGAAAAACGGCTGGATCCCGGATTTTCGGGGCGGCGAAGAAATCTGGCTGCATTTAAACAGGAGATGGTTGGCAATGAGACTTTTCAAAACGATATCCCGCTGACCCCGGCCGGAAAGAAAATCATTATCGATCAGGACGTCTTTAACCAGATCGAAGATGAATTCATTCTGGTATCGGATATTGAAAAGGTTCTGGCCCATTACGAGTCCGATGCCGATAAACACTATTTTATCAATAAGAAAACCGGGACAACCATCGCCTTTTTCCGACCGGCCAATGTCTGCTTCTGGGCGGAATTCAAGGTCCTTGACGGGGCATATGAAATCCTGAACGCCTGGAGTCACAGGATGACCGTGATCCCGGCCCAGAAATTTAAAGCCGGTGCCCCCTTGGAAGATCTCAGCCCTGACCTGTATTGTGGGGCCTGCAACACCCCCTTGGAAAGCGTTATGAACCATGCGGGGTACCTGGAATCCCGGTTTGATGTGGACTTGCCCCAGTGCAGAAGCTGCGGGGCGGTGTTCATCTCTCCGGCACTGGCCCGAGGGAAAATGGCGGAAGTGGAAAAGATCCTTGAGGATAAGTAA